The segment TCTATGGGCCTGCAGACTCGCTTTTGTGAGGTCAGTACGCCTGTCTTGGAGGTAGAGCTCAAGAGCTTCCTCCGGGGTCATGGGTTCGAGGTTGGTTTCGTCCATCGTTATCGCCTCGAACCACCCGAAGGATGGTCGATAGCCGGCCTGGCCCGTCCAGGATATCCGGTAGCTGGTTCCGAAGTCGTCGGAAGCCCGCGCAGCGCCTCAAGGGCGCGAGCAGGACCCGAGATGCCGCGGGTTCCCCTCGAACGAAGTTCGAGGGGGCACGTCGAAGGCTCTGCAACTTTGTTGCAGGTTCTTCGACTCTGTCAAATCCCGTCGCGCCCGCTCGCTCACTTCGCTCGCGTGCGCCCCTGACTGCCGCTCGTTACGTCACCGGCGGTTTCGCCGCCGATTTCCGGCGGGACCTTCGGTCCCGCACGGCTCGCGGCAGTCCCGTCGTGCCTATATTTGAAACACATCTAACCGCCATCCAACGCCGGTGTTGCTTACTAGATGAGACGTATGCGAGATACGGAGGTTGCACGTCTATCGAACGGCCCCCTTGACGAAGAATAGTGTTTGAGCGCAACTGCCGTTCAGGTGGAGACGTGTCCACGCGTCCAGCCAGGGTCGTGGCCGGTACGGTTTATGATGTCCGACCGACACGCTGGACAGTAGTCGGGGGTGACGGATTCACCTCGAGGAACGTACACTGCGCCGTCACACTTCACACACGCATCCGCGACGATGGTCGCGCAGTTCGCACAGACGCTGAAGTCGTCAACCGTGAGTTCGCGCAGGGGTTCGAGCTGTTTATCGAGGAGATACTCGTCGATGACCGTCTGGCAGTTCTGGCATGGTTTCATGTCGATGCATGTCATACCTCGTGACCATACGGTAAATACCTGTCCCGAAACCGAACTAACTGCCGAAATCCGAACGAACTGTACGCACGACCACCCGTTCGAGGTATGGAGACGGGAGCCGTGGTACCGCGATGCTCGGAAGTGTTATCAGTCGTTGGAGACTACATTTGTTTGTAATGGCAAACGGAAAAGTTGATTTCTTCAACGATACTGGCGGCTACGGTTTCATTTCGACTGACGACGGCGACCTCGACGACGACGAAGACGTCTTCTTCCACATGGAGGACGTCGGCGGAGAGGACCTGACGGAAGGTACTGAGGTCGAGTTTGACATCGAGTCCTCACCGAAGGGGCCCCGCGCGGCGAACGTCGTCCGACAGTAATACCGAGACACACTCGTCGCTCACAGCGACAAACACTACCTTCGATTTTTCAGACGGTTACACGTTCCAGCCGAGGCTATCTCTACCCTCCAGAAACACCGACATCAAGAACGTTGTGTGACCGATACGCGCCCCGTATCTCGCAGGACGCTACGAAATCCTCTGATGACTACCGTATATCTCCGATCTCGGATCCGTCAAACTCGGCCGTTTCACGCCGCAAAGGGCGATTCGTTCGCCCTGTGAACGAGCGCCCTGCGCCCGTTGGTCTCACTCGCGTACGCCCCTGACTGCCGCTCGTTACGTCACCGGCGGTGAAGCCGCCGGTTTCCGGCGGGACCTTCGGTCCCGCACGACTCGCGACAGTCCCGTCGTACCCGTCGTTCTACATGGCGCTTCCCCGTTCACCGATTCGCTTCCGTAACGGAGACGATACGCCGAAAAGAGACCCTGTGTCTACGGATCCTCGACCGCGATCACTCGAGATCGAAGCGGTCGAGCTTCATCACCTTCTCCCAGGTGTCCACGAAGTCACGCACGAACTTCTCCTCGGCGTCGGCGGACGCGTAGACGTCCGCGACGGCTCGAAGTCGGGCGTTCGAACCGAAGACGAGGTCCACGCGGGTCCCCGTCCATTCGACCTCGCCCGTCTCGCGGTCGCGAATCTCGTAGATCTCCTGGGCGTCCGAGGGCTCCTCGCGCTCCATGATGTCCTCGGACTCGGATTCCTCGCCTTCCTCGGCGCCCTCCCACTCGTAGTCCATGTCGAGCAGGTTCACGAAGAAGTCGTTGGTCAGCGTCCCCGGTCGGTCGGTGAGGACGCCGAAGTCGGTGTCCTTGTAGTTCGCGCCCAGCACGCGCATGCCGCCCACCAGGACCGTCATCTGGTCGGTCGTCAGGTCAAGCAGGTCGGCCCTGTCGACCAGCAGCTCCTCCTCCGAGCGGTCGCTCTCGATCCCGAGGTAGTTGCGGAACCCGTCTGCCTCCGGTTCGAGCGCCTCGAAGGACTCGACGTCGGTCTGTTCCTGCGAGGCGTCGGTACGGCCCGGCTCGAACGGGATTTCCATGTCGTAGCCGGCGTCCGCCGCGGCCTTCTCGACGGCCGCGTTGCCGCCCAGGACGATCAGGTCGGCGAGCGAGACCCGCACGTCGTCGGATCGCGAACCGTTGAACTCCTCTCGGATCTCCTCGAACGTGTCCAGGACGGTCGCCAGCTGTGCGGGCTCGTTCACCTCCCAGTCACGCTGCGGTCGGAGGCGGATACGGGCCCCGTTGGCCCCGCCGCGCTTGTCGCTGTCGCGATACGTCGACGCCGACGCCCAGGCGGTCTTGACCAGCTGGGAGCGAGAGAGGTCCGAGTCGAGGATCTCCTCCTTGAGCTCGGCGATCTCCGCCTCGTCGATCAGGTCGTAATCGGCGTCGGGGATCGGGTCCTGCCAGAGCATCTCCTCGTCCGGGACCTCCGGACCGAGGAACCGCTCGGGCGGGCCCATGTCGCGGTGGATCAGCTTGTACCACGCCTTCGCGAACGACTCCTGGAACTCCTGGGGGTTCTCCCGGAAGCGCTCGAGGATCTCCCGGTACTCCGGATCCTTCTTCAGCGCGACGTCCGTCGTCAGCATCATCACGTCCTCCTTCTCCGAGGGGTCCTCGGCGCCCGGCGCGGTCTCGTTGAGCTCGCCGCCGGTCGTGGTCCACTGCCACGCGCCGCCGGGGCCACGATCGGGTTCCCACTCGTGGTCGAGCAGGTTGCCGAGGTAGCCCATGTCCCACTGGGTCGGCGTGGCGTTCCACGGGCCCTCGATCCCGCTGGTGATCGCGTCGCTCCCCTTGCCGGAGCCGTGGCTGCTCTCCCAGCCGAATCCCTGCTGGTCGATGGGGGCCGCCTCGGGCTCGGGGCCGACGTGCTCGTCGGGGTTCTCCGCGCCGTGGACCTTCCCGAACGTGTGGCCGCCGGCGATGAGCGCGGCCGTCTCCTCGTCGTTCATCGCCATCTGGCCGAACGACTCCCGGATGTTCTCCGCCGACGCTTCCGGATCCGGGTTACCGTCCGGCCCCTCGGGGTTGACGTAGATGAGCCCCATGACGGTGGCGGCGAGGTTCCCCTCGAGTTCACCCTCCTCGGTGAAGCGGTCGGAGTCCTCCCACTCGTCCTCGGGCCCCCAGTCGACGGCCTGGTCGGGCTCATAGGCGTCCTCGCGCCCGCCGGCGAAGCCGAACGTCTCGAACCCCATCGACTCCAGGGCGACGTTCCCGGTCAGGACGATCAGGTCTGCCCACGAGAGCTTGCGGCCGTACTTCTGCTTGACCGGCCAGAGCAGCCGACGCGCCTTGTCGAGGTTCGCGTTGTCGGGCCAGCTGTTCAGCGGCGCGAAGCGCTGCGTGCCGCCGGTCGCGCCGCCGCGTCCGTCGCTAACGCGGTAGGTGCCGGCGCTGTGCCACGCCATCCGGATCATCAACGGTCCGTAGTGGCCGTAGTCCGCCGGCCACCAGTCCTGGGAGGTCGTCAACACGTCCTCGATGTCCGCCTTCACCTCGTCGAGGTCGAGCTTCTCGAACTCCTCGGCGTAGTCGAACTCCTCCTCCATCGGACTCGCCGGACGAGCGTTCTGGTCGAGGATCTTCAGGTTCAACCGGTTCGGCCACCAGTCCTCGTTGGATCTACCCATGGCCGGGGGGTTGTCGCTCTCGTCTGTTAAGGTTGTCCATCGGCAACGATGTCTTCGCAACAGCCCAAGAAATTCATCGGATTCGTGAACTCTCGTACGTGATGGGTTCGCGTTTCGGACTCGGTACGGGTTCGCGCTCCGGGGGGTGGGTGGTCGGCTCCACACGTTCGCTTTGATCGTCAGTGATCGAAGCGAACGTCCGTATCGGCGTTCTCTGACGTCTCCGTCCACCCGACGCCCGTCTCGATCGAGGGTCGACGCGTCTCCCGGTACCGCTCTCGATCGGGTACGCCGGCTACTCGATCGGTACCTCGGTGACCGAACGACCGGATTTCCTGATCGGGACCGAGACGGTCGGCTCGGCGTCCCGCTCCTCGAGCTCGTCGAGCGCGGCCAGGATGCCGTTGTGGTGTGCCGCGCCGACGACCGCGACGACGTCGTAGCCCTCGTGGCGAAGGGCGTAGAGCCGTTCGGCCATCGCCCGGTCCCGTCGGTCGAGCAGCTGATCGGCGACCTCCGGGACGAGCGTGCGCATCTGATCGACCATCGGCTGGACGTCGTCGCCGCTTCTGACGTCCCTGAACGGAAGCGTCAACGTCTCGATCTGGCGGAGACGTTCGGCGGGCCCCATCAGCTGCATCCGGAGCAGCATCTTCGGGACCGTCACCAGCCCGACCTTCGACGAGAGCGTCGAGAGGACGTCCTCCAGAGGCTCGTCGATCGGCGCGATCTCGATCCCCAGTTCGGCGGCGGTCTGTATCGCGGACTCCATGTCCGACTCCTCGGGGTCGAAGCCGTAGAGCCGGGCGACGGTCCGCTGGATCGCCTGGAGCGTCCGGTAGGTGGGCGTGGTGGTCGGGGAGGCCCCGCGCGACAGCTCGTCCGGTCGCAGGCGCGAGCGTCGATCGAGGCGGTCGAAACGCCGCTCGTCGAGTTCGACGGCGACCACGTCGGGCCGTCGATCCCGAATCGTCTCGCGGACCCGGCGGCGGTGAGTCGACGAGAAGTGGACGCTCGGGACGATGGTGATGGTTCCTCGTTTGGCCATGCTCGAGGTTCGCGCTCTACGGACTTAGCCTCCGGCACCGCATACGACGGCGACGTCGGCCCGTTCCCGGCCGACGGCCGGCCCGAACCCGCCCGTCGATGGTTCGGAACGCGGCGCTACCCCGTCATCATCGACTCGTCCTGAACGGCCTCCCCGCCAAGCCGTCGCTCGACGAGCGCGAGCAGGCTGTCGAGACCGATCGCCAACAGCGCGCCGGGTATCGCGCCGGCCAGGATCCGGGACGTGTCGAAGAGGTCGATGCCGCTGATGACCCAGACCCCGAGGCCGCCGCCGCCGATGAAGAACGCGAGGTACGCCGTGCCGACGTTGATGACCGTGCTCGTCCGGATGCCGGCGAACACCACCGGCACCGAGAGCGGGAGCCGGATCCGCCGCAGGACGTCGGTGTCGGTCATTCCCATTCCGCGAGCCGCCTCGACCGTACTCTCCTCGACGTTCTCCAGCCCCGTGATCGTGTTCGTGAGAATCGGCAACAGCGCGTAGACGAACAGCGCGATCACCGCAGACCTGAACCCCAGACCGAAGACCGGAAACGCAAGCGCGATCACCGCGAGCGTCGGGATCGTCTGGGCGACGTTCCCGACCGAGAGGATCGTACTTCGGAGGCGGTCGTACCGAACCGCGACGATGCCGAGCGGGACGGCCACCAGGATCGCAGCGACCTCCGAGATCAGCACGAGTGCGAGGTGCTGGCGGAGCAGTTCGAGGAACTCGACCCAGTTCGCCGTCAGATACTCCGCCGCGCCGTACAGGTTGCCGAGGACGCTCATCGCTCGACCTGCGCGCGCTGTGTGTCCTGGATCCGTTCTCGGGTCACACGGCCGACGAGCCGGTCGTCCCCGTTCCTGACCGAGAGCGTGTCGGTGTCCTCCTGGAGCATCCGCGACAGCGCCGATTCGAGGTTGGCGTCGGGCGACACCGCCTCGTCCGGCGTCCTCCCGTCTTG is part of the Halalkalicoccus sp. CG83 genome and harbors:
- a CDS encoding ABC transporter permease, which produces MSVLGNLYGAAEYLTANWVEFLELLRQHLALVLISEVAAILVAVPLGIVAVRYDRLRSTILSVGNVAQTIPTLAVIALAFPVFGLGFRSAVIALFVYALLPILTNTITGLENVEESTVEAARGMGMTDTDVLRRIRLPLSVPVVFAGIRTSTVINVGTAYLAFFIGGGGLGVWVISGIDLFDTSRILAGAIPGALLAIGLDSLLALVERRLGGEAVQDESMMTG
- a CDS encoding TraB domain-containing protein, whose amino-acid sequence is MAKRGTITIVPSVHFSSTHRRRVRETIRDRRPDVVAVELDERRFDRLDRRSRLRPDELSRGASPTTTPTYRTLQAIQRTVARLYGFDPEESDMESAIQTAAELGIEIAPIDEPLEDVLSTLSSKVGLVTVPKMLLRMQLMGPAERLRQIETLTLPFRDVRSGDDVQPMVDQMRTLVPEVADQLLDRRDRAMAERLYALRHEGYDVVAVVGAAHHNGILAALDELEERDAEPTVSVPIRKSGRSVTEVPIE
- a CDS encoding DUF7571 family protein, producing MKPCQNCQTVIDEYLLDKQLEPLRELTVDDFSVCANCATIVADACVKCDGAVYVPRGESVTPDYCPACRSDIINRTGHDPGWTRGHVST
- a CDS encoding cold-shock protein, producing MANGKVDFFNDTGGYGFISTDDGDLDDDEDVFFHMEDVGGEDLTEGTEVEFDIESSPKGPRAANVVRQ
- the katG gene encoding catalase/peroxidase HPI — translated: MGRSNEDWWPNRLNLKILDQNARPASPMEEEFDYAEEFEKLDLDEVKADIEDVLTTSQDWWPADYGHYGPLMIRMAWHSAGTYRVSDGRGGATGGTQRFAPLNSWPDNANLDKARRLLWPVKQKYGRKLSWADLIVLTGNVALESMGFETFGFAGGREDAYEPDQAVDWGPEDEWEDSDRFTEEGELEGNLAATVMGLIYVNPEGPDGNPDPEASAENIRESFGQMAMNDEETAALIAGGHTFGKVHGAENPDEHVGPEPEAAPIDQQGFGWESSHGSGKGSDAITSGIEGPWNATPTQWDMGYLGNLLDHEWEPDRGPGGAWQWTTTGGELNETAPGAEDPSEKEDVMMLTTDVALKKDPEYREILERFRENPQEFQESFAKAWYKLIHRDMGPPERFLGPEVPDEEMLWQDPIPDADYDLIDEAEIAELKEEILDSDLSRSQLVKTAWASASTYRDSDKRGGANGARIRLRPQRDWEVNEPAQLATVLDTFEEIREEFNGSRSDDVRVSLADLIVLGGNAAVEKAAADAGYDMEIPFEPGRTDASQEQTDVESFEALEPEADGFRNYLGIESDRSEEELLVDRADLLDLTTDQMTVLVGGMRVLGANYKDTDFGVLTDRPGTLTNDFFVNLLDMDYEWEGAEEGEESESEDIMEREEPSDAQEIYEIRDRETGEVEWTGTRVDLVFGSNARLRAVADVYASADAEEKFVRDFVDTWEKVMKLDRFDLE